From the genome of Paraburkholderia aromaticivorans, one region includes:
- the aqpZ gene encoding aquaporin Z encodes MVALGKRLLVESAGTAWLVFVGCGGIVLNVGAIQQAGGVQEAALAFGLALATASYCIGRLSGGHFNPAVTVGFTVAHRFPVRDLLPYIASQIVGAIVAAALLLYVAGGRPGFDLRASEFAANGFGDHSPADYQMHSALAIEFVLSFCFVMANLMVARRRDLQPIAPLVVGACLALVYLVSIPVTNGSVNPARSTAQALFVGDWALDQLWLFWAAPLSGGVAAGALFSLLHGKPARGTAGLADGRG; translated from the coding sequence ATGGTTGCGTTAGGGAAGCGGTTGTTGGTGGAGAGTGCGGGAACGGCATGGCTGGTTTTCGTCGGCTGCGGCGGCATCGTGCTGAACGTCGGCGCGATCCAGCAGGCGGGCGGGGTGCAGGAGGCGGCGTTGGCGTTCGGTCTCGCGCTCGCCACGGCCAGTTACTGCATCGGCCGCCTGTCCGGCGGACATTTCAATCCCGCTGTCACCGTGGGCTTTACTGTCGCACACCGTTTCCCGGTCAGGGATCTGCTCCCCTACATCGCCTCGCAGATTGTCGGCGCGATCGTGGCCGCAGCACTGCTTCTTTACGTGGCGGGCGGCCGTCCCGGCTTCGATCTGCGCGCAAGCGAGTTCGCGGCAAATGGCTTCGGCGACCATTCGCCCGCTGACTACCAAATGCATTCGGCGTTGGCCATCGAGTTCGTGCTGTCCTTCTGCTTTGTCATGGCAAACCTCATGGTCGCGCGCCGGCGCGACCTGCAGCCAATCGCGCCGTTGGTGGTCGGCGCCTGTCTCGCGCTTGTCTATCTGGTGTCGATCCCGGTTACCAACGGCTCCGTCAATCCCGCTCGCTCCACGGCACAGGCGCTGTTCGTCGGAGATTGGGCGCTGGATCAGCTCTGGCTGTTCTGGGCTGCGCCGCTGTCGGGCGGTGTCGCCGCCGGCGCTCTGTTTTCGCTTCTGCACGGCAAGCCTGCGCGCGGTACCGCTGGACTCGCCGACGGGCGAGGCTAA